A single region of the Acidimicrobiia bacterium genome encodes:
- a CDS encoding EamA family transporter, which translates to ATALLLLAVREGLTSLVAPLAALGPAFTVAWAWIVLKEPIARLQIAGLGLGLVGLALIAAG; encoded by the coding sequence GCGACCGCGCTCCTCCTGCTCGCGGTGCGCGAGGGCCTCACGTCGCTCGTTGCGCCACTCGCGGCGCTGGGTCCTGCGTTCACGGTCGCCTGGGCGTGGATCGTGCTGAAGGAGCCGATCGCCCGTCTCCAGATCGCGGGCCTTGGTCTCGGTCTCGTCGGCTTGGCGCTCATCGCCGCCGGATAG